TGGCTCCCACGTAGGTTTTGCGGTGCCCCCGAATCTCAGCCTCGTCGCGCACGCCGCCCAGGCTCAAGCGCACGTACTTGCGGCCCAGTGCCTGCGCAATGCTGCGCCCCAGCGAGGTTTTGCCCACGCCAGGCGGCCCGTAGAGACATAAAATCGGCGCTTTTAAATCCTGTTTCAACTTCAGCACGGCCAGGTATTCGAGGATGCGCTCCTTTACTTTCTCCAGCCCAAAGTGGTCGGCATCCAGGATTTTCTTGGCCGTTTTGAGGTTGAACTTATCCTTGGTCGTCGCGCCCCAGGGCAAATCCAGCAAAAACTCCACGTAGTTGAGCGTCACCGGGTAGTCGGGCGACATCTGGTTGAGCCGCCCCAGCTTGCTCAGCTCCTTCTCAAAGTGCTTAGCCGTGGCCTCGGGCCACTTTTTGGTGAGGGCGCGGGCACGCAGCGCGTCCACGTCGCCCTCGGGGCTGCCTTCGCCCTGGCCCAGCTCGTCCTGCAAGGTTTTGAGCTGCTTGCGCAGAAAATACTCCCGCTGCTCAGCATCAATGCCGGTGTGGACTTTGGTCCGAATATCGTTCTTAATCTCCAGCAGCTCAATCTGCCGCAGCAGCGCTTCGAGCAGCTGGCGGGCCTGGGCCTCGGGCTCGGCCAGCTCGAGCAGGCGCTGCTTGGCCGGCAGCTCCAGCTGCACATTAGAGGAGAGAAAGTGAATCAGAAAGGCCGGCGACTGAATGCCATCCAGCATATTGCGCGCCTCCGTCGGAATTTCGGGCGTCAATTCCAGCACTTTACTGGCGGCTTCGCGCAGGCTCTGCAGCAGCACCAACTCGCCGTCCTTGTCGGCATCCAGGGCTTTCTCCTCAAAGTACGTGGCCCGCACCGTGAGTTGCGGCGAGTGCGTCAACTCCTCGCCCACCACGAAGCGCGCCTGCCCCTGAATGATGATGGTCACCGTATCATCGGGCTGGTCGATGAGCTTTAGAATGCGGGCCAGAGTGCCCACCGGGTACAGGTCTTCGGTGCCGGGCTCGTCGGCGTCGGGGTGGCGCTGGGCCACTACACCGAGCAGCTTTTCGTTTTTGGCGGCCAGCTTGCGCACCAGCCGAATGCTTTTTTTGCGCGTCACCGTCACCGGCAGCACTACCCCCGGAAAAAGCACCGTATTGCGCACCGGCAAGATGGCCAGCACGGCGGGCGCGTCAACAACTGGTAGCAGGTGGTCGGGGTCGGCAGCCATAATGGCGATAGCGTCGGCGGGCGAATCGGGACCGCCGGCCAGCGCGTGGCCGGGGCGGGACAAATCAAAAGGCATAGAGAAGGCAATTAGCTACCCGCCAACGGCTGGTAGCTCACTAAAAATAGACCGCGCGGAACGCGCGCTAGCGGCTGTCAACCTGGCAGCTAGCAACCATCGGGCTAATATACGGCCGGGGTAGGGGGTAGAAGACAAGGGCCGTGCCAGCCCTCAGCGGCGGCCAATCCGGCGTATTGTTTGCGGGTTGGCAGGCGACTATTAACAAAAAGGATTTTTTGGAGAGAACTTGCGGTGTGATTTCCTTTAGTAATAAGTGTCCTATTCTATTCGCTTGCTTCAATTTATGTTTCGTTCGTTATTAGCTGGCCTACTGGCTTTCGTGCTGGCCGTGAGCGGCCTGGCCGCGCGGGCACAGCAGGCACCCCGCCCGGCTAAGGCACCGCCCCAGGCGGCTAGCCGCCCTACCCCCCCGCCTACGGCTCGCCCAGCTTACCAGCAGCGGGCCCTGCGGGGGCGCATTGCGCGCCGCCTGCGCGTGCGGCCCGATGGCACGCCGGACTTTCCCAATGTGAATAAAGTTGCGTTTTTTGAGGATAAAAAAGCCCTCAAAGCCATTCAGCGGGCTGAGCGCCACCACCACTACGCCGAGGCGCGCACCCTGCTGACGCAGTACGTGGGCCAGTTTGGCATCGAGAATTTTTACCGTAATACCGAGCTGCTCTGGCACCTGGGCCAGCTCTTGCAGCGCGACAGTGCCAGCGCCCGGTCGCAGGAGCTGGCCAAGACTTATTTCCGGCTGGCCCTGAAGCACCACCGCACCGACGTGCGCCGCGTGCAGCTTTATTATGACTCCTTAGAAGAGAAAACGGCCGACCTCTACGTGCCCCTCAAGGTATATTACGAGGTGGTGGAATACCGCAAGAGCCTCAACACCTTCCACCCGCCCAAAAACGTGTACACCAACATGGGCGACGCCATCAACTCCAAATTTCCGGACTACGGCCCGGCGCTGGGGGCCGGCGACTCGCTGCTGCTCTTCAGCTCGAAGCGCCAAATGGGCAAGGGCGTGCGCGCCAAAGTAGACGAGAACCTGTATGTCTCGCACCGCGACGGGCCCACGTACTGGTCTGATGCCCAGCCGCTACCTAAGCCCATCAACTCGCCCTACAACGAGGGCTCGGCCTGCTTTTCGCACGATGGGCGCACTATTTTCTTCGCCCGATGCGAGTGCCCTACCTGCCACGGCAACTGCGACCTTTTCACCGCCACGCTCAGCGCGGATGGCCAGTGGAGCAATCCTCAAAGCCTCGGCCCGCTCGTGAACTCGCCCGCCTGGGACTCGCAGCCGACCCTCTCGCCTAAGGAGGATACGCTGTATTTCGCCTCCGACCGGCTGGGCGGCTTCGGCCTCAGCGACATTTATTACACCGTGAAGGCCAAGAATGGTCAGTGGGGTAAGGCCCTGAATCTGGGTCCCACCGTGAACACCCGCGAGAGCGAGGTAAGCCCGTTTTTTCACCCGCTCTACCAGGTGTTGTATTTCAGCTCGCGGGGGCAGCTGCTCAATTTCGGCGATTTCGACATCTACAAAACCTACCGGGTAGGCGGCCGCTGGCAGGAGCCGCGCAACATTGGGCCGCTCGTAAATGGCAAAGGGTCAGAATATTACTTTACTATCGATAGCCAGAGCAAAAACCTCTACTACGCCCGCTCTGAGGCCCAGGACATGGAAAACCTGGACCTCTACTCCTTCCCGCTGCCAATGGAGGCCCAGCCGCTGGCGACCACCCAGGTAGCCGGCACGCTCACGGACTCGGTGAGCCGCCGCCCGCTGAAGGGCATCATCAGCATCATCGACCTGGATAATGGGATTGAGGTAGCCAGCAAGTACTTGCGGCCCGATGGCTCCTTCGATTTTGAGCTGATGGACGGTTCGCACTACGCCATGCTCATCCAGAGTCCCGATGCCTTCACGGTGGAGAAAAAGTTTGCCTTGCAGGGCGATACCGTGATGAGCCTGCTCACCAACAGCATCGATTACAAGCTGCCGCTTATTTTTAAAAACATTGAGTTTGAAGCCGGTAAGTCGGGGATTTTGCCCGGCATGCATTCCACCCTGGACCGCATTACCGTGTTTCTGGCCGACCATCCCACGTTCCGGCTCAGCATCGCGGGCTACACCGATGGCCGCGGCGACCCCGACGTGAACGAAAAGCTCTCGCAGGACCGCGCCGAGGAAATCCGCCGCTACATCGAGCGCAAGGGTAAAATCAACCCCGACCGCATCGAGAGCTTCGGCTACGGCTCCAGCAAGCCCCTCAAAGATGAGCTGACCGAGGCCGACGCCCGCATCAACCGCCGGGTGGAGTTTCGGTTGCTGAAGCCGGAAGGGGAGAAGGGCGCGGGCGGCGGGGGCGACTGGAAGTAAGTTGCCAATAAAGGGAACTACTCCGGCCAGTCCCGCGCCAAGTCCTGCTCCCTCATGCACTTGAAATGCCCCTGCGGGCACTGCGCGAAGCCAATCTTGGAGCATGGCCGGCAGGGTAGGCCCGGCACTTCCAGCACCTCAAATGGCGTGCGGTAGGGGTACATGCCGAACTGCGGCACCGTGTTGCCCCACACGCTGAAAACCTGTTGCTTAAACGCCGCCGCGATGTGCATCAGCCCCGTGTCGTGGCTCACCACAAACTGCGCCTGCCGCAGCAGCGACGCCGATTGATGCAGCGAAAATCGCCCGCAGCCGTTGTAAATGGGTGAAGGGGCGATTGCCAGCTCGATGGCATGGCCGATTGGCTCGTCTTCGGAACCACCGAGCAGCACTACCGGGCGTGGGGCCAGGTGGCGCACCAGCTCGATGAGCTTATCGGGGGGTAGGCGCTTGGTGGCGTGCTGCGCGCCGATGGCCACCGCCACGTAGTGCCCCGGCCGGAAACCGGGGGGTAGGGCCGCCGCCACGTCCACTTCCTGCGCAGGCGGAATGAAGTAATCGAGCCCCGCGCCATCGTCGTGGATGCCCAGCGGGGCGGCGGCGGCCCGGTAGCGGTCCACGAGGTGGAGGGGGGGTAGGCGGTCGATTTTAAAGCGCACCAGCAGGTATTTCTGCCAGTTGAGCTTGTCGAAGGCTCGGCCGGGCACGCCGGGCAGCTGCCAGCGGATGAGCCGGGTGCGCAGGTTATGATGCAAATCCACGATAAAATCGAACCGCTCGGCGCGCAGCTCGCGCACCAGCTCGCCCAGGCTGCCGCTGAGCAGGTGCAGCTTGTCCACGTAGGGGCTGGCCTCAAAGAGCTTGGCAAAAGCGGGCTTGGTGGCGAAGTGTACTTGCGCCCCCGGCAATTGAGTTTTGAGCTGCCGCACCACTGGCGTCGTCAGCACGATGTCGCCGATGGAGGAGAAGCGGAGAACGAGGATTTTCATGGGAATGGCTAACAGCACGTCATGCAGACCGAAGGGAAGCATGACGTGCTGTTACCTTCTAAACTTTGCTTTCCGCGCCTCAAAGTACGCCGCCGCCTCGTCCACCGACTTCGTATTAAACGTCATCTCCTTAGTTAACATACCCTTGCGACCGGCCAGCACGCCGTAGCGCATATCGGCGTAGCCGGCGGTGTGGTGGGCATCGGGGTTAACGCTGAGCTGCACGCCCTGGCTGAGCGCGTAGCGCACCCAGCGCCAGTCAAGGTCGAGCCGCCAAGGGTTAGCGTTGATTTCGATGATAACCTGGTGCTCGGCGCAGGCATCAATAACGGCCTTAAAATCAATGGGGTAGCCGGCGCGGCGCAGCAGTAGCCGGCCGGTGGGGTGGCCCAGCATGGTGCAGTGCGGGTTGGCAATGGCGGCCAGCAGGCGCTCGGTGGCGCGTTGCTCGTCCATCTTCAAATTAGAGTGGATGCTTGCCACAATGAAGTCGAAGGTGTCGCGCAGCTCCGCGTCGTAGTCCAGGCTGCCATCACCTAAAATATCGGCCTCAATGCCCTTGAAAATGCGAAATGGGGCTAGCTCGGCGTTCAGCTCGTCAATCTCGCGCTGCTGCTGGCGCACGCGCTCGGGGCTGAGGCCCTGAGCGTAGTGCGCCGCCTGCGAGTGGTCGCAGATGCCGAGGTACTCGTAGCCCGCATCGCGCAAAAAAGTAGCCATTTGGCGCAGCGAGTGGTTGCCATCGGAGTAGGTGCTGTGGTTGTGCAGCGAGCCGCGCAGGTCGCTGTCTTCCAGCAGGCGCGGAATTTTGTGCGCGGCGGCCAGCTCAATTTCGCCCAGGCCCTCGCGCAGCTCGGGCACTACGTATTGCAGGCCGGCTTTTTCATAGATGGCTTCCTCGCTGCTGAATACCTCGCGCTTGGCCCACTGGCGCAGGGTAGCGGGCTGGCCGGGGCCCGCGCCGGGCAGCGGCGCGCTCAGGTGCGCCTCGTTGCCGGTCGCCCCAAAAAGCTGGTTCACAAAATCGGCTTCAGCTACCACGCGCACCGCCACGCCTACCCCCGAGTCGGCGGCCGTGCCGCGCCAGGCCCAGGGGCCCGAGCGCCGGGCATCGGTGCGCAGGCCGGGTGCGGCATCGAGCAGCGCGTGGATGGGCGCGGGGTCAGCGGCGGCGGCCAGGATTTCGACCGTTTCCACGATTTCGAGGGCGCGGCGCACCTCGCCGGCGGCAGCCACTGCGCCTACCCCCGGCACCTGGCGCAGGCGCGCGGCCAAGTCATTCGCCAGTTGTTCGGCCTGCGAAAACAGCAGCTTGCCCGCGCTCTGGTCAGTGAAGGCCAGCGCGGCCAGGATGCTTTCCTGAGTTTTGGCCCCGAAGCCCTTGAGTTTGGCCACGGTGCCGGCTTCGGCGGCCTCGCGCAGCTGGTCGGGCCCCTCGATGCCCGCATCGCGCCACAGGGCGCGCACTTTCTTTGGGCCGATACCCTTGATATTCAGCAGCTCAACCACGCCGGGGGGGGTAGTGTCAATCAAGCGCTGAAGCTCCTCAAACGTACCGGTATCGAGCAGCTCGGCCACCTTAGCGGCCTGGGTTTTGCTCAGGCCGGTGCGGTCGGGCAGGCCAGGGCGCTCCACCTCGGCCACCGGAAACTCCAACTGCTCCAGGGCCGTAGCGGTACCCTCGTAAGCCCTTATCTTGAAGGCGTTTTCGTCGTGCAACTCCAGCAGCTGAGCCGTGAGCCGGAAGGCTTTAATAAGGGCGCGGTTGTCCATTTCGTTGTTTTGGATTCCTGATTCTGAATAGCTATATACCTGCACCGGTTAACTTCTAAGCCAGAAGCCAGGAATTTAAGAAGAGTCCAAAAGTAGGCGTGGGGTAGGCATTCTACGTAGTATTGTCTGCTATGTCCTTTGCTGCTTCAAAGCTGCTACGTGGGCTGCCAGTGAGCTGGCTGCTACTCGTTGCCTGCCACTCCGCCGCCGACCGCCATTCTGCCGAGCTGCCCACGGGCGAGCTGGCCGCCTTGCAAGGTACCTGGCTGCTGGTGCCCGAAGCCAGCCGCGCCGACACACTCGCGTACCGCCGCAATACCTACCGCTTTCGGTACCGGCCGGGCGGGCGGCCGGGCTTCTGGCTAGGGCCGGCGGGCCGCTTCATTCGCTACGACGTAGCCTCCGGCGGTGGTCTGCTGGCCCAAGAAGGCAACTGGAGTGAAACTAGCTCCGGCCGACTGCGTATCCAGCTCCCGGAAGCTCCACCCAATTATGAATTGGCGGTACTGGCTTACCAAAAAGGCGTACTTAAGCTGCGTCGCTACCCTCTGTAACTCCCATCCAGGCAGGCTAAACCCTATTTTGTGTACCTCTTTGGGGGTGCTATGTGGAAGAATGTGTAGCTATCCCATAAAATGGACAAACTGCGTGCATAGTATGTAATAAGCTGGTAATTAACGATTTAATAATGTAATAAATTTAAAAAACTGTTTTTTACCCTCCTGCCCTTAAAAATTACCTGTTCTCGCTAAGGAAAGAGGCTTTCTGGGCTTCGGGAGTCATGGCCAAGACCTATGCAGGGACTTATAAGCATTGCAAAGTGCCAATGTGGTCACTTTATTTTTTATAATTATTCTAAGCATTTTACCATTGAAAAGGCAGTTGTCTTATGATATTTCAACTAAATCTTCTTTAAGCACATCTTTTCGAAGTCCATTTACATATAAGCGGCGTATTTTAGTGGAGCTTTTGAAAACTCCCACCCTTCAAAAGAACTCCGCTCTCCTCTTCGAAAACAGACTAATCAACTATTGACATGGTACTTTACAAACAACGCATTTACCTTAATCAGTTTATTCTGCTGATTTTGGATGTGCTAGTTATCCTCGGGTCCTTTCGGCTGGTTTGCTACTACCAGCGTGGCGACTGGCAATTTGGGGAAAATTACTCGCTGTTCTTTGCCATTTTCGCCCTGCTGTGGTGGATTTTGGCTGGGCAGTTTGCGGCTCCGGTTGCGCCCAACCCGAGCGAGCGCCTAACCACTTACTGGGAGAAATCCTGGGCGCTGGTGCGGACGCTTATTCTGCACATGATAGTGCTGACGGCGGGCGTGGTGCTGCTGCAAGTGCACCTGATGCCGTTGCGCTACCTGGGCGTACTTTATGGCCTGGCGGGAGTGGGCATGATGGGTGGACGGCTGGTGCTGGCCTTCTTGCGCCGTACTTATCGCTACCGGTGGGGCCGCACCCAAAACCGGTTTGTAATGGTAGGGGCAAGCCGTAGCGGTATCGACCTTTATCGCTTCCTGACCGTGCACGACCCGGCCGCGAACCACTTCTTAGGGTTCTTCACCGACGAGCCGGCCCCCGCTGAGGTTAGCCACTTAGTGCTAGGCCGCCTGAGTGACCTGCCGGCCTTCTGCGAGCACGAGCAAGTGGATGAAATGTACTTCGCCCTGCCTCTAGACCATACTGATAGCGTGGAAGAACTGTCAAGCTTCGCCGATGATAATTTCATCAGCTTCCGCATCGTGCCGGATTTTGAGGGTACGCTGCGCAAGAACGTGACCGTGCAGTACCACGACTACGGCCCCATCCTGACGGTGCGCCGCCATCCCTTGGGCTCGCGCGCCAACCAGCTCTCGAAGCGGGCATTTGACCTGGCCTTTTCAGGCTTGGTTATCGGCGGGATTTTCCCGATACTACTTCCTATTCTGGCCCTGCTCATTAAGCTCGACTCACCGGGGCCGGTGTTTTTTAAGCAAATGCGGCCGGGCAAGCGCAACAAGCTGTTTCCGTGCTATAAGCTGCGTACTATGCGCACCGACCTGAGCGGCACTGAGCTGCAAGCCACGAAGGGTGATGCCCGCGTAACGCGTGTTGGCCGGTTTCTGCGGGCTTCAAGCCTCGATGAGCTGCCGCAGTTTTTCAACGTGTGGCTGGGCCACATGTCGGTAGTTGGCCCCCGGCCCAATATGCAGTCGCAGCTCGAAGAGTATTCCAAGTATATCCATACGTATGCTCACCGTCATACCGTGACGCCCGGCATTACGGGCTACGCGCAGGTGAATGGCTACCGGGGTGAAACCCGTGCTCTGGGTGCAATGGAAAAGCGCGTGGAATATGACCTAAAGTATGTGGAAAACTGGTCGCTGCTACTAGATTTGCAAATCATCCTGAAGACGGTGAAAAACATGATTTCTGGCGAGAAAAACGCCTATTAATTGATTGCTGGCTAAAAGCGCGTTGCCGGGGTTGCTTTGCTAAGTAAGCGAGCAGCTTCGGCAACGCGTCCTAGTTAGTGGTTAGTAAGCTACCTTATCCTATGTTGTCGAAGCAGCTAGTGCTTGATTCGCCCATTGCCACGGGCCCGTTCCCGGAATTTGTCGAAACTATTCTGAAGCTGGGCGCGGCCCGTACGTCGGCCTACGTGTGCTGCGCTAACGTGCACATGCTCGTAGAGGCGCACCGCGATACGGAGTTTCAGCAGGTATTGGAAAAGGCTGACCTCGTGACGCCTGATGGCGGCCCCGTAGCCAGCATCGCGGGCTGGCGCGGCGGCCACCCTCAGGAGCGGGTAGCGGGCATGGACCTGCTACCCGCCCTGCTAACTGAGGCCGCGCGACGCGGGCAGTCGGTATATTTCTACGGCACCACCGATGAGGTACTGCAAGCCATCGTGGCGCGGGCGGCTCAGGAGTTGCCGGCGCTGCGCATTGTGGGCACCTGCGCCCCCCCGTTCCGCCCTCTTACCCCTGCCGAGGAAGCCGCCCACACAGCGGCCATCAACGCTGCTGACCCCGACCTGCTGTTCGTGGCGCTGGGCTGCCCGCGCCAGGAGAAGTGGATGGCGGCCCACCAAGGCCAGGTAAAAGCTTGTATGCTGGGTGTGGGGCAGGCATTTCTGGTCTACGCGGGCCTGGAGCAGCGCCTGCCAGTGTGGGCGCGCCGCATGTGGCTGGAATGGGCCTATCGCCTCTGGCTGGAGCCCCGCCGCCTGTGGCGGCGCTACCTGCTCACCAATTCCCGCTTCCTCTACCTCATGGCCCGCCAGATACTGGCCAGAGCCTGGAAATAGCCAATAGGCCCTGATAGAGCGTTTATTTTGTGTGGGCTTTAGAGTAGCCTCCTTGGTGAATTACTTATTTCAGGAGCTAGGCTATCAGCCAAAAGAAGGGGGGTAGGGAAGTCCGCTTAGACCTCCCTACCCCCCTTTCTTTGCTGATAGCCTAGTGCCGCACTTCTAGCCGCAATTTGATAGGCGGCTGGCTGCTATCACTATTGCTGGTGATAGATACAGTATACAGGCCGCTTGGCAGGTAGGCGATATAGACGGAAAGCTGGTTGTCGCCGGGCGTAACCGTGCGCCAGTGCCTGCCAGCCAGATTGCCTTGCGCATCAATAAAGGAAATGACCGCCAAATCGGCGCGGGGGAAGGAGGCATCCACCGTTACCTGACTGTCGGCGGGGTTGGGGAAGAGGGTAGGGCCCGTGGTCGGGGGAGGGGTAGGGCTCGCGTTACCATTCTGCGCTACCAGTTGCACATCATCAAAGTAAAGCCACTGACCGCTACCTGCCTGCGAGTAAAAGCCGATTTCGCACTGCCCGCTGCTGACTGCGATGTTGGGAATGGTGATGAGTACCCACTGCCCGTCGGGGGTAGCGGCCACGTCGGCCGTTAGGGCGTTGCCGCCAAAGTTGCGGGCTTGCAGCTGAGCTAGGCTCTGGCCACCACTGCTTTTCATCCAGGCGCTCAGCGAATAGGTGCCAGTAGGCAGGTTGCTGATTACCTGGTAGGTATATACCTGGTAAGGCTCGGGCCGGAACTGCGTGCCGTGGTAAAGGCCGTTGTGCGCGCCGGGAAAGGCTTCGGTGTAGTCGGCGTTGTCGTTGGTACCGGGGCCGGTGGTAGTCTGCCAGCCGGTGGGTGCATCTACCGGGGCGTTGTCGGCCTCGAAGCCAGGGTTGACGACCAGGTTGCCACTCGCCGAAGCCGGGGGGGTAGGGGCCGGAGCGGCGGCTACGGTCACCGTGGTGGCGGCCGAGGTAGTAGCGGTCCCGGTATTGTCGGTGGCCACGGCCGTGAGGGCATACGTGCCGGTGGCGGTAGGCGTCCAGCTTAGCTGGTAAGGCGCGACGCCGTCTTCGCCCAGCTTGGTGGTGCCGGCAAAGAACTCAACCTTGGCGATAGTGCCATCGCTATCGGCAGCAGCAGCGCTCAGCAACAGGGCCTGGCCCAGGGTGAGGCTCGCTGCCGAGGCGGTGAGCGTTACCCTGGGCGGTACGTTGGCCGCCGTTTTGGTGAGCGTGAAGTCATCAAAGTATAGCCACTGCCCGGCCCCAGCATTTGAGTACACGCCAATTTCGCACTGCCCGTTGCTCACACTGATATTCGGTACCGATACCTGCACCCAGTTATCGGGTGCAGCAGCAATACCGGTCGTCAGGGCGTTGCTACCGAAGTTGCTGGCTTTGAGTTGGGTTAGGCTCTGGCCACCACTACTTTTCACCCAGGCGCTCAGCGTATAGGTGCCATTGGCCAGGCCGGTAACTACCTGGTAGGTATACACTTCGTAGGCTTCGGGTCGGTAGTGCGTGCCGTGGTAAGTGCCCGAGTGCGCCCCGCCGTAGGCTTCGGTGTAGTCGGCGTTGTCGTTGGTACCCTGGCCGGTGGTAGTCTGCCAGCCGGCGGGTGCGCCAACCGGGGTGTTGTCGGCTTCGAAGCCGGGGTTAACGATGCTGCCGGGGGTAGTAGCCGCAGGGCGCGAGGCCGGAGCGGCCGCCCCGGTTGGTCCCACAGTCACGCCATTCTGGGCCAGCTTCTGCTGCCAGAGGGCATACTCGTTATCCTCGGTGGCTAGCGTTATGGGGTTGGGCAGGCTGGTGGTGCCGGTGCAGGTGGCGCAGGCACCGGGGCTCAGGTCCTGGCGGTCGGGGTAGGGATTAGTAGACCCCCAGCGTACGTAGCCGATGGTGTTATTAACAATCCGGTTGTTGAAAAAGACGCTGGCCAGCTGGTTGTAGTAATTGAAAACGGCCGTACCCGCGTACGTGGTACTCAGGTGGGTGCCATCGGGCAGCATTCCGCTGGTAACGATGCGGTTGTCGTGATAATAGACGTCGTGGCCGGCTGCGATATTCATGGCCGCATTGCAGGTGCTCACGAATTGGTTGGCGCTGGCCTCGATGTAGCCCGCGGCCGTGCCTAATAGCGAAGCATCGCCGTCGGTGGTGAGGCCGGTGCCCGTGAAAGTACCCGCCGTGGCGGGGTAGGGGTAGGCTCCGCGCACAAAATTGTCATGCACCCGAATAGGGCTGCCCGCCGTGCCCGACGCGTTGTAGAAGTTGATGTTATCCTCTACCAGGCTCTGGTTGGGGGTGTTAATCACCTCATTGAAGGCAATTTCCAC
The genomic region above belongs to Hymenobacter psoromatis and contains:
- a CDS encoding Ig-like domain-containing protein — protein: MVKPTSFRAWLLAAASILPAWASAQAINYAGPLVITQGGTYSGNYQSLDSRVPCILVNTTAPVVLLGCKLSGAGHLIQSGTGANLTVRECSGVGLAPSVDGQPPGHFLDSYQSQSLVVEHNSFSGTSGIVVNRWAGNSGALTVRYNQVRNVDGRWRNNGGSSRCSFLQLNTVSNLAGVEIAFNEVINTPNQSLVEDNINFYNASGTAGSPIRVHDNFVRGAYPYPATAGTFTGTGLTTDGDASLLGTAAGYIEASANQFVSTCNAAMNIAAGHDVYYHDNRIVTSGMLPDGTHLSTTYAGTAVFNYYNQLASVFFNNRIVNNTIGYVRWGSTNPYPDRQDLSPGACATCTGTTSLPNPITLATEDNEYALWQQKLAQNGVTVGPTGAAAPASRPAATTPGSIVNPGFEADNTPVGAPAGWQTTTGQGTNDNADYTEAYGGAHSGTYHGTHYRPEAYEVYTYQVVTGLANGTYTLSAWVKSSGGQSLTQLKASNFGSNALTTGIAAAPDNWVQVSVPNISVSNGQCEIGVYSNAGAGQWLYFDDFTLTKTAANVPPRVTLTASAASLTLGQALLLSAAAADSDGTIAKVEFFAGTTKLGEDGVAPYQLSWTPTATGTYALTAVATDNTGTATTSAATTVTVAAAPAPTPPASASGNLVVNPGFEADNAPVDAPTGWQTTTGPGTNDNADYTEAFPGAHNGLYHGTQFRPEPYQVYTYQVISNLPTGTYSLSAWMKSSGGQSLAQLQARNFGGNALTADVAATPDGQWVLITIPNIAVSSGQCEIGFYSQAGSGQWLYFDDVQLVAQNGNASPTPPPTTGPTLFPNPADSQVTVDASFPRADLAVISFIDAQGNLAGRHWRTVTPGDNQLSVYIAYLPSGLYTVSITSNSDSSQPPIKLRLEVRH